The Fulvia fulva chromosome 6, complete sequence genome includes a window with the following:
- a CDS encoding Cardiolipin synthase (CMP-forming), producing MLFQRLHVQHRQHVMRTASSTSALTARFQCAATTVRSPPQGRAAIHGATRHVCPLRSLAQGPSSFLRSSNAALRTPPPKRLLSERSRDKRHPPVQEHHVDQSSSQPQPSRDRPVTRSLEAARERTKAVRNKVRSSLTSLTPHENIYNLPNFLTVTRLFAAPATAYLLLHDHHTWALALFAYAGITDLVDGWLARKWKLQTVAGSVMDPMADKALMIILTATLAVKGAIPLYLATLILGRDASLAVAALYYRLASLPAPKTFARYWDFSLPSAEVHPTTVSKYNTFLQLILIGSTLALPVVTASGEQIAILQSFGLTTGKLHAAMTYFQYVVAATTTWSGLSYAYLKNAVTILGTNEEVKARQGARGRAIIGLTFGSCVLATAWLALNVDKPSIEGRNTLDEDAGGNSRR from the exons ATGCTTTTCCAGCGACTTCACGTCCAACACCGGCAACATGTGATGCGCACCGCATCGTCGACTTCCGCGCTCACCGCACGCTTCCAATGTGCAGCAACAACCGTGCGCAGTCCGCCTCAGGGGCGAGCGGCCATTCACGGCGCGACTCGCCACGTCTGCCCTCTGCGCAGCCTAGCACAAGGGCCCAGCTCCTTCCTCCG AAGCTCCAATGCCGCCCTTCGCACGCCTCCACCGAAACGACTGCTTTCGGAGAGGTCGAGGGATAAGCGGCATCCGCCTGTGCAGGAGCACCATGTCGATCAGTCAAGTAGC CAACCACAGCCATCCCGGGATCGGCCTGTCACCCGGAGTCTAGAAGCGGCGCGCGAACGCACCAAAGCCGTGCGAAATAAGGTCCGCTCCTCCCTGACGAGCTTGACGCCACACGAGAACATCTACAACCTGCCTAACTTTCTTACTGTCACACGCCTGTTCGCAGCGCCGGCGACAGCATACCTCCTGCTGCACGACCATCACACCTGGGCGCTCGCGCTGTTTGCCTATGCAGGAATCACCGACCTGGTCGACGGCTGGCTCGCGCGGAAATGGAAGCTACAGACCGTCGCCGGCAGTGTGATGGACCCCATGGCTGACAAGGCCTTGATGATCATTTTGACTGCAACGCTTGCCGTGAAGGGAGCCATACCAT TGTATCTGGCAACTTTAATCCTTGGCCGAGATGCGTCACTAGCAGTGGCCGCGCTCTACTATCGCCTTGCATCACTGCCCGCGCCAAAGACTTTTGCGCGTTATTGGGACTTTTCGCTGCCTTCTGCCGAGGTGCATCCCACTACTGTGTCGAAGTACAACACGTTTTTGCAGCTAATACTCATCGGATCTACCCTTGCACTACCAGTGGTCACCGCTAGCGGAGAACAGATCGCGATCCTTCAGTCGTTTGGCTTGACCACTGGAAAGCTGCATGCAGCCATGACCTACTTCCAATACGTGGTTGCTGCCACCACCACGTGGAGTGGCTTGAGCTACGCCTACCTCAAGAATGCGGTCACCATACTCGGGACGAATGAGGAAGTCAAGGCCAGACAAGGTGCAAGAGGCCGAGCTATCATCGGCTTGACTTTCGGCAGCTGCGTCCTCGCTACTGCGTGGCTGGCGCTGAATGTCGACAAGCCTTCGATTGAGGGCAGGAATACGCTGGACGAGGACGCGGGCGGAAACTCACGTCGCTAG